The sequence TGCAGGTGCACGTGCAATGATGCTGGATTCTTTTACCCTGAATTCATAAACCTAATAGatcccaaaacaaaaaaaaaaaaaaaaaaaacgctcttAAAACATGAATTCACTGATATCAACTAGGGATCAGTTCTTTTTCCTGCATGTCATTTAAGAATTTCATTTCAAGTATTAGCATAAACAGTGACACTTAATTTTACAGTGCCTGTGTTTAAACAAATTCCATTAAGGCATGTCGTTAACACATTCTCTAAAGTAACACAAACGATAATAtaaaattatctttgatcatAAACCATCTTTAAGACGCGTTTACCTGTCTGCAGGTCTTTGTGCCGATTAGTCTGGCGATTGCACAAAAGTTGTCATAGTAAGTGCCAATGAGCACTCGGAATAGAGATGCCTCAGCTCCACTCCAGTCCACGTTCTCAGGAGGCTCTGAGCTCAACTTCAACTTCACTGGAGTCTGACACCGAGAGTTTGCCTCTGTACAACAAAGTTACTACATCTTACACAACTACCAACAAACAATTTTAGCCAAGACTTCATAACTTTCAATATTAACATTGACAAACATCTTTACATGATACATTGCTTAACAGATCAAGTTAGAAATATATTCGCATTCTTTCACATCCATATGTATTAAACAGACATGAACTACTAATCTGCAAAGCATTACATAAatgatttctatttattttagtgTCCAGAGTTGGATTAACATCTGTACATTCAGTATTGACTGAACATCTTAAATGTTACTAATATAAATCTTCAGAGATGCATTGTTAAAAGCACCCAGTGTTATATTTTACAGCCCCTCAATCTTTACCCGAGGAGCTGGTGGTCTCATCCTTTTTGTCATCATCGTCTTTATCATTACAGTCATTCCCATCTGCCCCTCCTTCTCGGTCACTGTCTGTGTCTTTAGTCTCATTGTTGACTGTTGGGGTGCTGGGTCTGCTATTGCTGTTCGGGAGTCTCCCTCTGCGTCTGCCCACTGTGCGCTTAGACGGGGTCTTGACACGCTCTGCAACCACACCTGCTGGGTACTCCCTAACCATGCCATCCTGCGGAGAGACAGATGCTCTGACTCAGTATAAAGTAAACAAGACCAGAACTAGATATATGCAACACTTGAAACAGATTTGCTAATTAAAACAGACAATGCCTTTGAATAATCCTTGTCCTTGGAAAATCTTGGATCATTTACAAATAtactattgtttaaaaaaaataaaaaaaataaaagcttttttatatgttgaaattaacatcaagTAAGATTAATAAACCCTGTTTACTTATTGTTCATTTACTTTActtggttcatgttaactaaagtgttaatgttaatgtatacaaccttattgtaaagtgtaattgCTTTATCAAGTTTGATAATTTTCTTTAGGGTTGATAATATCTTTCAATTCTGATTGGTGAAGAAATGCACTTGCCTGAATCATATACATGTAGCAATAAATGCCACATGGTTTGCTGTCCACCAAATTCTCCATGTTCTTACGCTTGTATGTGTTTGGAGTTGCATGGAAAGCTGCAAATAAAAAaggaatttataaaaaataaaaaaagtgaaagaTGAAGTGAAAGTGATTAAGTTTAAAGGATTTTGTGCAACCATTGCTTACGGTGGAGGAAACAGTCATATTTGAAGCAACGCCTGCAGAAGAGTGTGTGGAAGGAGTGCAGACTCTGCTCTCTCTGCACTGATTTAGCATTTGGTCCATCGATGTTGGGGGTGCATTCAGGTGGAAGAGCACCTGGAAGCTGCTGCTCAGTGAGCTCTTTGTACCTGAAGAACGAGGGAGTGTCGAGATGACCACAACACAATCACAAATCATTTTATTGTATTCATGGGAAATATCTGCTCATGGAAGTGTTTTACAGACACATCTGACATACTTTTCTTTGAGTTCTTCAGGTGAACCTTTATCAGGAAACATGGAAGAAATGGCTTCAAAGATTTTTTCAGAGGGGAATTTTTTAGATCCGTCACTGTTATGACCTGTTGGACAgaaaaacaatctttttttttttttttttaaatcaaaggaCAGTTTATACAATAAAACAAGACATTGCATATATGCTGTTGTATGTAATAAAATGCCTGTTTGTAGTCAGCATTAAATAACGTGTCAGATTTGTTTGAACGGCTACTTCCTAAAATATTCCATAATGTTGAGGAAGCCACTGGAAATCTTTcagagctttaaaaaaaaaaacgtgtttatTCTGTgatcttaaagtaatattccgggttccctacaagttaagctcaatcgacagcatttgtgacataaatgTTGATTATCAAAAAATAATTGACGtctcttcttttcttaaaaaaaaaaaaaaagcaaaaaaagtaaaggttacagtgaggcacttaaaatggatgtgaatgtggccaatttttggagggtttaaaggcagaaatgtgaagcttgtaattttgtaaaagcacttacatttattcttctgttgaaactcatgtattatttgagctgtaaagttgtctaaatcatcaCTTTTAGTCATTTTAAGGTATGCTgaattatgtcatcatggcaacaaagttatagccaattttacaactttacacagaaaatgttagtaagcgattttcacactaaaatcatgttaacacattgtttacatcttgtgtagggctgcaactaatgattattttatcTGATTATTTCttcaattgattaaaaaaaaaaagacattttatttcctgtattttattaaaatatgatttttttataaacaaattataaaagggtgtaaggatttggttctatttacattactgaattcatgattctatacTCTAACAAaaatttgaacaaagcctgaatcatgaaatatttgaatttattcttattattactttctgtacatatgcaaaacagttcttTTCATTACTTGTACTTTTTGTTCTACAAGGTTTTACTGTTCAttagagtaaaatgatccatcatggatggagtgggacaaaatcagtccagcagagggcaatggtgacagaATAGaagtattaataattctgccctgCTGAAAAATTCATAATTACTATATGTTAGATACATGTGCTTGTACATGGTCACTGATTACAtactttaagtattttaaattaatattgtaggttttaaaatGGTATTGTCACTGATTAAATTTTTCTAaactaaacttttaaaaaaatgtgtatgtttatccagtaaaataatgtttgccatggtataaatttactggtgaaatcagacattacatttggcattatcaggactatcaaatatcaggacccttaacattactgtatatcaaattcagcattatatacagtttaatatagtacaatcatctgtaaacgcaGTGCAGATTCTCTCTCGCGCTGAAAAGTCTTATCCCGGTGCTCACTGTATTATGAGAAacgatctaaaacactttaaaccacACACTTTGACCTCGGAGACATCAGCGTGACAtcaatgaaagctgcacaattgattacattgaaaccgAAAGCGTGGTATGACGTTGCATGAGTTTAATCAAAGTCactgcgctccctttctccattgcaatCGGTTTAATTGATGTGGATGCGCATGCTAgcttgctcagtgaagtttaacagAGACTCGCATGTGGTAAAAACAAGCAGTTTTGCAAAATACGCGGAAATACGTGCATGATTtcgaattcataacatgtatacattacaaaacagaaaatagcTGTGAAATGTAAGTGATGTGCTGGAGAGAAAACAACTCTTAAGCGCATCAAACGACACAATCATTCTTTCAatgcacctgatgcagcaaccgctccacattaaactgtatgcttattatgatcttctttgaagtgtttataaagtgcccTTGATTGGCCGTGTTTTTTTCCACTTCAGCTTGTCTCcgttttcaaatgagtttcataattaaacattttcactgggctgtaaagtgacgtcactgacggagCTTCTCCGTGCTCGCGGCATATATACACAACTAATCAACAATGAAATTCGTTGTcaatgatttccattatcgataataatcgattttattgattagttgttgcaACCCTAATCTTGTAGCTAACCCTTtaaaatggtgagtattttaacgtttacggattggccccattcacttccattataagtgccacactggaacccagatttttgggttacttttttttttaaaaaggagggaaattgtttttttgtggtaatcagcattatgccacaaatgttgtcaactgagcttaacttatattgaacccggaatattcctttaatacattttttatttgatacagTATTATCTGTATCAAAACAAGGAATGcacatttatttcaaacaaaatacatctcaatttttttttataattagtaCATTCACACCAAGACTTTGCTCAGGCTCAATTTAAATCTCTCTTACTCTCAGAATTAAGCTGGTCCTTGTGAGCATCTTTAGTGTCATCTTTTCCATCACTGAGTTCCATCTTCTCCAATTTGCAATCGTACTGATCAACCTCTTCGTCATCTTCCTCGTTGTCACTGTACTGATCGAGCGCACTCACAAGCTCCACAAAGATCTCATCATTTATAAAGCCACACTCTGCCCACAGAATAGAAAATAGGAAATCAATGTCCCATTTCAAGAAAACACCCAATCAATAAAGTAATTGAACAAATGTTAGATCTGCTTATAGGGACAATTGCTTAAAGTTTTTAATTTGCTTTTAGAGTCTATGAAGGAAGAATCTAATTAAATTCTAATCCCTGACCTCTATCTCCATGGACTTTTCCATCATAGTTTTTGATAAGCTCTTCAATGAAGGTGCCGTCTTGATCAAGGATTTCATCACCCATGTAAGGGATGTTGTGCAATACCGTCTCATCTTCAACCTAAAAAAGAATCAAAGATTTAAAAATGCTTTGCTTTTAGAACTTGGATTTCCCCAACAATACATAAACAGAATTTTGTTTTACCATAAAGTTTTGCTGGAGTGGAGACCATGAATACATGACAGGCACAGAGGCCACAGCATTCAGTGTTTTGAGAGGAATGACTTGTCTGGAGAACTCAGAGAAGCCACTGTCAACGGTGCACTGCAAAATGATCGAGTTGTGTTAGATTTCAAGAGTTGGCATcccataatagaaaaaaaaaaaaggcacatgaTGTACCAATTTTTTTTGGAGAGGTTACATTACTAATTCAAGAAAACATATCATGAAGGATAATGACCCACAAATATAGCCCATAAATCTGGGCACAAGGAAACAAATAGGATTTTATGAACACAAATAGAGATtctcattaaaaattaaaaaaaaagggggaaaataatattaaaggtgcactcagtaactcaTTGTCTGTGTCATCTTTGACTTATACTGatacctagcggcttggatgcttcatttaaaatcaataattttcagtttcagatgccattttagaaatgtagtattcacagtcagccatgatttcatcaatgagtgaaagtgtcaaataacaggaattttactgagattaagcgagtagtattcagctggtcatgtgattataaaatggcagcccccatgtgcagaccctctctgtgtagaataaaacagcttttataaggttacttcattttaatgtgagtggtcatgattacctacttatattgcaaaattacaactcatgtctttagaagttaaacttttttaatgagaaaaaagatTACTTTAAAGAATGACAAAAGACTGATGTCATTAAACAAATACACTAATGCATTCTGGGAGAATCTGAATTAGAAGATGCGTTCTAACCTCTCTGGTACCTCGCAGGGAGCTTACAGGTGTCATAATGTGAACAGGTTGTATCCGTCTTAGTTTCCATTCTTGGTTCAATATATCAGTGCGTTCTAAGATTTTCTCTCTGTTGGAGCTGAACATACTCTGTAgaacaagaaaataaattttaatcTGAAAACATCTTCGAGACAGGTAGGCAACAGGGTTGTTTCCAAAGTTATCAAAGGCACTTAATATCCTCCACTGAGTGATATGCATTAAAACAAAGTCAAATTATAACAACTTGGTATGGGCAGCTTTATCTCTGCTGTGTTAGCCCATGGATCACCTTGACCTCATCTGCCCTCCTAAAACGTTTGAGCTGCCGCAGTCGCATGTACTCAGACTTCACTCGCCTCCTCCAGCAAACCGGACCCTTCTCTGATTTCCTCCCAGTCAATCCCATGGTTTCCCTATagacatatacagtacagtgttATATTTCATTCTAGACACATATAGAAACATTCAACTTTGTTACACATGGAGGTGcaga comes from Myxocyprinus asiaticus isolate MX2 ecotype Aquarium Trade chromosome 41, UBuf_Myxa_2, whole genome shotgun sequence and encodes:
- the LOC127431759 gene encoding histone-lysine N-methyltransferase EZH2-like yields the protein MGLTGRKSEKGPVCWRRRVKSEYMRLRQLKRFRRADEVKSMFSSNREKILERTDILNQEWKLRRIQPVHIMTPVSSLRGTRECTVDSGFSEFSRQVIPLKTLNAVASVPVMYSWSPLQQNFMVEDETVLHNIPYMGDEILDQDGTFIEELIKNYDGKVHGDRECGFINDEIFVELVSALDQYSDNEEDDEEVDQYDCKLEKMELSDGKDDTKDAHKDQLNSESHNSDGSKKFPSEKIFEAISSMFPDKGSPEELKEKYKELTEQQLPGALPPECTPNIDGPNAKSVQREQSLHSFHTLFCRRCFKYDCFLHPFHATPNTYKRKNMENLVDSKPCGIYCYMYMIQDGMVREYPAGVVAERVKTPSKRTVGRRRGRLPNSNSRPSTPTVNNETKDTDSDREGGADGNDCNDKDDDDKKDETTSSSEANSRCQTPVKLKLSSEPPENVDWSGAEASLFRVLIGTYYDNFCAIARLIGTKTCRQVYEFRVKESSIIARAPAVDENTPQRKKKRKHRLWATHCRKIQLKKDGSSNHVYNYQPCDHPRQPCDSSCPCVTAQNFCEKFCQCSSECQNRFPGCRCKAQCNTKQCPCYLAVRECDPDLCLTCGAAEHWDSKNVSCKNCSIQRGAKKHLLLAPSDVAGWGIFIKEPVQKNEFISEYCGEIISQDEADRRGKVYDKYMCSFLFNLNNDFVVDATRKGNKIRFANHSVNPNCYAKVMMVNGDHRIGIFAKRAIQTGEELFFDYRYSQADALKYVGIEREMEIP